CCGCACTGGCTGTAGGAAGGGCGCTCCCCGCTTCAAGTGGGGGGCGCCCTTTCGCTTTTCCCCTCCCCCCTTTTCGAAAGGTTCCTTTCCGTGACGCTGCTTCGCGCCGCCAACGTCCAGCTCGCCTTCGGCAGCCGCACCGTCTTCGAGGGCCTCACCTTCACCATCGAGGAGGGCGAGCGCGTGGGCCTCGTGGGCGTCAACGGCTCCGGCAAGTCGTCCCTGATGAAGATATTGGCCGGCGCGGCGAAGCCGGACCTGGGCGAGCTGCAGCTGCGCCGGGGCGCGCGCGTCACCTACCTGCCCCAGGAGCCGGAGTTCCCCGAAGGCGCCACCGTGCAGAGCGAGCTCGCCGTGTCCCAGGCGCCGCTGAAGGAGGCGCTGGACGCCCACGCGGCGCTGTCGCGGAAGCTGGAGGCGGACCCCGCGCATGCCACCCCGAAGATGCTGGAGCAGCTGTCCGCGCTGAGCGACCGGATTGAACAGGCGGGCGGCTGGGACACGGAGCACCACGCGAAGACGCTGTTGGACAGGCTGGGCGTGAAGGACTGGGACCGGCCCGTGGCGCAGCTGTCCGGAGGCCTGCGCAAGCGCGTGGCGATTGCCCGGGCGCTGCTCACGCGCCCGGACCTGCTGCTGCTGGACGAGCCCACCAACCACCTGGACGCGGACACCGTGGACTGGCTGGAGGACGAGCTGGACAAGCTGCCCGGGGCGCTGCTGCTCGTCACGCACGACCGCTACTTCCTGGACGACCTGGTCGACCGCATCGTGGAGATCCAGCCCGGCGGCGGCCTCATCTCCTACCCCGGCAACTACGCGGCCTACGTGGAGCAGAAGCTCGTGGCCCAGGAGAACGCGGAGACGGCGGAGCACAAGCGCGGCCGCTGGATTGCCCAGGAGGTGGCGTGGCTGCGCAAGGGCCCGGAGGCGCGGCGCACCAAGAGCAAGGCCCGCATCGAGCGTGCGCAGAAGCTGCTGGCGGAGAAGGGCTTCCAGCGCCCCAAGGTGGCGGACCTGAAGGTGGTGGCGGCGCCGCGGCTGGGCCACACCGTCATCGAGGCCGAAGGGCTGAAGAAGTCCTTTGGCGACCGCAAGGTGCTGGACGGCGTGGACTTCCGGCTCCAGCGCGGCGAGCGCGTGGGCTTCCTGGGGCCCAACGGCGTGGGCAAGACGACCTTCCTGCGCGTGCTCTTGGGCGAAATCCCGGCGGACAGCGGCAAGCTCGTCATCGGGAAGAACACCAAGGTCGCCTACTACGATCAGCAGCGAGCCCAGCTGGACCCGGAGCAGACGGTGTACGACGCGGCCTCCAATGGCGAGGACCACGTGGAGCTGGCGGACCGGAAGGTGGCCCTGCGCGACTACCTGGAGGACCTGCTCTTCCCGGTGCCCATGCAGCGCATGAAGGTGGGCGCGCTGTCGGGCGGCGAGCGCAACCGGCTGCTGTTGGCGCGGCTGTTCCTGGAAGGCGCCAACGTGCTGGTGCTGGACGAGCCCACCAACGACCTGGACATCGTCACCCTCAACATCCTGGAGCGGCTGCTCCTGGACTTCGCGGGCAGCACGCTGCTCGTCACGCACGACCGGTACTTCCTCGACAAGGTGGCCACCGCCATCCTCTCCTTCGACGGAGAGGGCAAGGTCACCCGCTACGAGGGCAACTACGACATGTACAAGCGGCTGCGCGAGCAGTCGCAGGCCGCCGCGCTCAAGGCCGCCGCGCTGAAGAAGGACGAGCCGAAGAAGGACGAGCCCCGCGAGGAGCCCGCCCAGAAGCCCGCGCAGAAGAAGCCCGGGAAGCTCTCCTACAAGGACCAGCGCGAGCTGGACGGCATGGAGGCCACCATCGAGGCCGCGGAGAAGCGCAAGGCGGAGCTGGAGGCGAAGCTGGCCGACCCCGCCGTCTACAGCCAGGGCTCCAAGGTCGCTGAAGTCAATCAAGCCCTGGAAGCCACCACCGCTGAAGTGGATCGGCTCTATACGCGATGGCAGGAATTGCAGGACCTGGCGGCTGGAACTGCCTGACGCGGAGGTATTTGCGCGGGGCAACCATCAATCGGTGGCACCCGTGCATGATTTTCGCGGCGCGGGACTCTGGCTAGAGTCCGCGTCCCTCCGCCTCGGGAGTCATCAATTGTTCCGTCCGGCCTCGGTCCTCGCCGCTGCCCTGCTGTCCCTGCCCTTCTCCGCCCACGCCCTGGAAAGCGGCCCCAAGAGTCCGCTGCCCATCTTTGACCTGCAACGGCTGCGCCTGGACCCGGCGGCCCTGGGGTCGCTGGTGGTGGGGACGGGCCGGACGCTGGAGTCCGGGCAACTGCGTGTGAGCTTGAACTACCACTACGAGCAGCTGCCCATGCACTTCCAGACGCGCTGGGAGCCTGGCGAGGGCACGGGCCTGGTGGAGAACAAGATGACCGCCCACATGACGGTGGCCTTCGGCGTGCTGTCCTGGCTGGAGGTGGGCGGTGAGCTGCCCTTCGTCCTGACGCAGGGGGGAAAGCCCACGCTGGAGTACTACGGGCCGAACTCCGGGGGCATCGCCACGCCGTGGCTGACGGCCCGGGCGGCCGTGCTGCGCCAGACGAAGGGCGCCCCCATCAACCTCTCGGTGGGGCTCACCGCGGGACTGCCCGTGGGCAGCCGCGAGGCGCAGGCCTACGAGGAGTACGCGTGGCAGCCGCGTCTGCAATTGGGCTACGTGGGCGAGGGCTTCCAGGTGGGCGGCGAGGCCGGCATCTTCCTGCGCAAGCGCCAGGACCTGGGCCCCGTGTCCTACGACCCGAAAGACATCGTGGGCAATGAGCTGCGATTGGGCGCCACGGTGACGTCGCTCCACGGCGAGACGACGCGCGGCGAGGTGAGCGTGCTCACGGGCATCCCGCTGAACGGGGGCCGGGTGGGGGCGGAGCTGCTCATCGCCATCCGCCGCCATGCCCTGTCCACCCTGGACCTGTACGTGATGGGCGGCCCGGGCGTGGGCGCGGGGTTCGACACGCCCACCTTCCGCTTCGTCGCGGGCGTGTCCTGGGCCACCAGCAAGGTGGACTGAGCCGGCCAGCCCCTACTTCGGCATGAAGCCGAAGGCCTTCACCATCGCGATGGCGATGCCCAACAGGCTTTCGCCCGCGATGAAGCCGGAGGAGACGGGCAGCACCGTGTCCTCGGCGAGCTTCGGCTTCAGGCGCTTGATGAGCGCCGCCAGCGCCGCGCCCACGAAGAGGCTGATGGAGCTGGAGCCGGGGATGACCATGGCCAGCCCCAGGCCGGACGCGGTGGGGATGAAGGCCTTCACCTTCGGGTGCGCCCAGCGCTCCAGCAACACCAGCGTGATGCCCAGCAGCGCGCCAGCCAGGGCGCCCATGCGCGCGGTGGGGTGCAGCGCGGACATGCCGGAAGCGAGCATCTTCGACACGCCGGCCCACACCATGGATGACGGCGCGGGGAACTGCTCGGAGCCCAGCACGTCCGCGGTGGGCACCAGCAGGTTGAAGATGGGCACCACCACCACGGCGCCCGCGGCCACGCCGAACAGCTGCGCGAAGAACTGCTGACGCGGAGACGCGCCCAACAGCCACCCGGACTTGAGGTCCGTGAGCAGGTCCGCCGAGTGCAGTCCCACGCCGCCCGTGGCGTTGGCGCTCATCACGTTGGCGGGGATGTTGCCCGGCGCCAGGCCTCCGAAGATGAGCTGGGTGACGGGGCCCAGCGCCTTGGTGGGCGTGGTGTCCGTCTCGCCCGTCACGCGCGACGCGACGACGCCCATCACCACCGCCAGGGGCAGCGCGAGCACGCCGGCCCACCACGGAATCTGGAACAGCCAGGCCATGAGGAAGACGGCCACGGGGCCCAGCAGCGCGAAGCCCAGCGGGAACCAGGCCGGCGGGCACTCGATGTCCGCCAGCGGATCCGCGCCCGCGCCCTCCTGGGGCTTCTTGCCCACCAGCGAGCCCAGCGCGGAGAAGGAGCGCACCACGCTCCTCCACTGGAAGGCGAAGGACAGGAGGCCGGAGGACACCAGCACCGCGGAGCCCGTCCACAGCGACCATCCATTGATGGCCTTGTACGTCACCTCCGGGATGACGCCCTGGCTGAACATGGCCGGCGCCAGGAAGCCGTAGTTGAGGATGGCGCCCAGGAGCATGGACCAGCCGGTGCGGAAGTTCACCAGCGCGCCCGCGCCGATGAGCAGCAGGCTGAAGTCGAAGGACAGGGACCACTTGCCCGCCTCGCGGCCCAGGATGTTGAACGGCAGGCTCACCTTCTCCGGCAGGTTCTTCAGCCAGGTGAAGCGCGCGTCGCGCACCAGCACCAGCAGCGCGCCCACCAGCCCCGCGAGCCCCAACATCCGGGCCTTGTTGCGGGCCACGTCGCCGTGGCCGTGCAGCGCGCGGATGGTCTCCGCGGTCGCCGTGCCGGTGGGGAACGGGAGCGCTTCGATGTTGATGAGCTGGCGCTTGATGGGGATGGCGGCGAAGACGCCCAGCGCGGAGATGACGGCGAACCAGAGCATCAGCCAGCCGGAGGACGGCAGCGTGCCGGTGAGCATCAGCAGCGCGGGCACCGCGGCCATGTTGCCGCCGCCCGTCATGTAGCCCGCGGCGGACGCCACGGAGCCCATGGCGTTGTTCTCCAGGTCGGTGAACTCGTTGCGCAAGAGCTTGAGCGAGCGCAGCGTGCCGAACACCGCGAAGGCCAGGATGCACGCGGTGATGGTGACGCCCAGGCTCCAGCCCGTCTTGAGGACGACGTAGAGGTTGGACAGGCACATCACCGCGCCAATGAGCATGCCGGCGATGACGGCGCGCACGGTGAGCTGCCGCGCGCCGCCCTGGTAGACGTGCTCCCGCCAGTACAGCTCCGGGTCCATGGCCGCGGAGGCACCGGGCCGGTCGGGGACGGCGCCGGGGTCGGGCGCGGGGACGCGGAGCTGGCTGGGGTTCGGGACGGGAGGAACCATGGGGGGCGCAAGATAGTGCACGCCCCCCGGGGTCACGAAACGCTCCGTGCCCCATGGATGGAAAAGACGCTACCCGTGCGCGCCGCCCGGACCGTGGACGTGGCCGTGCGCCAGCTCTTCCTGCGTCGCGTCACGCACTTCGCGCACGGTGACGTCGAAGTGGAGCGTCTTGCCGGCGAGCGGGTGGTTGAGGTCCACCACGACGTGGTCCGGGTTCACGGCGATGATGCGCAGCGGGACGTCGCCGTCCTCCGTCTGGGCCATCAGCGTCCCGCCCACCTGGGGCAGGTACGTGGTGGGCAGCATGGTGCGGGGGACGTTGCGCACGCCCTCCGGCTTGTGGATGCCGTAGCCCTCTTCCGGGGTCACCACCACCTGCTTGCTGTCCCCCACTCCCAGGCCGTCCAGCGCGCCCTCCAGGCCGGGGACGATCTGCTTGTGCCCGTGCAGATAGGCGAGCGGCTGGTTCGGGGCGCTCTGGTCGATGATCTGCCCGTCTCCCAGGTGGAGGCGGTAATCGAGGGCGACGACGCGACCGTTGGCGACTTTCATGCGGCGGAAGCTCCTTGGATGCGAAATGCGGCGGAAGGGGACTTCGGTCAAAGGTGGAACCGGGGTGACGCCACGTCAGGCGGCGGGGGACTGTGCCGCCTCCTCGCCGACCGGCCGGTCGGGGGGCTCGCCGCGCGACACGTACACGGCGGCCGCCAGGTCTCCGGTGACGTTGAGCACGGTGCGGCACATGTCCAGGAACCGGTCCACGCCGAGGATGAGGCCCAGCCCCTCCACGGGGATGTTGAACATGCCCAGGATCATGGCGATGACGGGGATGGAGCCCGCCGGCACGCCCGCGGTGCCAATGCCCGCCAGCACGCAGATGAACATGATGGTCGCCTGCTGCGTGAGCCCCAGCGGGACGCCATACACCTGCGCGAGGAAGAGGACGGTGACGCCCTCGAAGAGCGCGGTGCCGTTCTGGTTCATCGCGGAGCCGGCGGTGAGCACGAAGCGGGACACGTTGCGCGGCAGCTTGAGGTTCTCTTCCGCCACCTTGAGGGCGGTGGGCAGCGTGGCGCTGGAGGAGGACGTGGAGAACGCGGTGACGATGGCCAGCCGGCAGGAGCGGAAGAACTCCACCGGGTTGCGCCCGCCCAGGAAGCGCACGGACAGCGAGTACATGACGAACATGTGGATGCCCAACGCCAGCAGCACCACGCCCACGTACGACGCCAGCTGTCCCAGGATGTGGAAGCCCAGGCGCGCCGTCATGGAGAACAGGAGCGCGCCCACGCCCACGGGGGCCAGTTTGAGCACCCCGTCGATGAGCTTCATCATCACGTCGTAGAGCCCCTGGACGACGTCCTTGAGGCGCTGCGCGGGCTCGCCCGGCGTGAGCGCCAGGCCCAGGCCGAAGATGAGCGAGAAGACGATGAGGCCAATCATGTCCCCGTCCGCCGCGGCCTTCAGCGGGTTGGTGGGCACCATGGACATGAAGAGCGCGCCCGCGGAGGTGTCCCCGGGGGGCGGCGCGGGCTTGATGGTCGTGCCCGTGCGGGCCAGGGCGCGGGCCTCGTCGCTCAGGCCGTCACCGGGCCTCAGCGTGTTGACGAGCAACAGGCCGATGACCACGGAGATGACGGAGAAGACGACGGTGTAGCCCAGCGTGCGGGCGCCCAGGCGGCCCACCTGCTTCAAGTCCAGCTCCGCCACGCCCACGACGAGCGCGGAGAACAGGAGCGGCACGACGAGCATCAGGAGCAGGCGGATGAAGATCTGCCCCAGGGGGTTGGTGACGTGCTCGACGAGCCAGGTGAGCCAGTCCGCGCTCCCGAACACGGCGTTGCAGACGAGCCCGGCCGCCGCGCCGATGGAAATCCCGAGGAGCATCTTCTGATGGGGCTTCATGAGGGGGCGAAGCCTACCGGTGAAAGGGGGTGGCGCCCACCTCGCGTTCAGGAGAAAGCTTCCGCCCCATCGTGGAATCCCTCGTCCAGCTCACCGAGCCCGCCCTGCCCCCGCCCCTCTTCCAACGGCTGACTCGCCGCGTGGGGGACCTGAAGGGAGAGCGGCTGCGTCACACGTACCAGACGACGTTCTGGTACGCCTTCGGGCCTCCGGAGAACGTGGTGGAGGAGGTCATCCACACGCTGCGGCCCCGGGTGACGAAGGGCTGGAAGATTGCCGGTGTGGAGTGGTGGCTGTCGCGGATGCGGGCCACGGACGTGCGGGTGGACTTCCACCAGGACCGGGACGAGCGGCTGGCGTTGGCCACGGGGAAGCTGGTGCACCCGGTGCGCTCGTCGGTGTTGTTCCTCAACCGGGTGCGGGGCGGCGCGCTGGCGGTGACGCGGGAGCTGCCGTGTGAAGACAACCCGTCGCTCGCGCCGGACCGGCTGGAGGATTTGACGCTGGTGGCGCCGCGCCCCAACCGGCTGGTGGTGTTCGACGGGACGCTGACGCACGGGGTGCTGGACGCGAACAACCAGGTCCCGGACGGCAAGCTGCCGGGCCCTTCGCGCGAGCGGCGCACGCTGGTGATGAACTGGTGGGGCCACCGACCCACGGACGTGCCCCGGTGGAGCGAGACGCGCTTCTACCGGGCGCTGGCCAGCTGACGGGCGGTCTCGCGCAGGCGGTGGGTGACGCGCTCGGCCCACTCGGGTTCGACCTCCATGCAGGCGGGGCGGCGGCCCAGGCGCAGGGCGGCGGAGGGCATGGAGCCGCTGCCGGCGAACGGATCCAACACCGTATCGCCGGGGCGGCTCCAGGTGCGGACCAGGGGCTCCAGCACGGAGAAGGGCTTGTGGTGCGGGTGGCCGCCCCACTGCACGGCCTCCGCGTCATCGTCGTAGCCGCCGACGACGGCCCACACGGTGGGGGCGTCCCCGGGGGCAAGCGGCGGCGCGGGCGTGCGGGCGATGACGAGGGCGACCTCGTAGACGCGCAGGAGCTGCTCGTTGGCGTTCTTGTCGGTGGTGCGCTTGCCCCAGACGTATTCGCCGCGCAGGTGGGTGTAGCCCAGGCCGTGGGCGGCGGTGAGGATGGGCTCCTTGCCCAGCAGGTTGGTCCAGATGATGAGGGGCGCGTCCGGGGTGAGGTGCGCGGTGGCGCGCGTGAGCCAGGCCTCGGAGAAGACGCGGTAGTCGCGCACGGACTCGAAGCGGACGATGGGGTTGCGGTCGATCTTCTTGTTCGCGCGGGGGTCGCGCAGGTCCCCGCCCTTGCGGCGCCGGGTGAGCAGGCAATAGGGCGGGTCCGTGTGGAGCAGCGAGGCGCGGGTGTCGCCGAGGGCGGCCCGGTAGCCCTCGGGCTCGCGCGCGTCGGCGCGGACGCAGCGCAGGGATTCGGGCGTGAGGTCGGAGGTCATCGTGTGGAGCCGCACCCTACCCGGCATGGGGACGGGGGTGCCGGGATTCTGGCACGCTCGGTGGGCATGAGGATTCGTCACATGGCGGCCCTGCTGGGCTGGCTGCTGCTCTGCGGGTGCCAGTCCGCGGGCAGCGGACAGCCGCGGCGGGAGTACCGGCAGGCCCTGGATTCCGGCACGAATGCGTGCCGGACCAACCCTGCCTACTGCGCGGTCATGCCCACCCGTATCCGCGCGACAGCGCAGGCCGGTGCGTCCGTGGCAGAGGCGCTGAAGGTCATGGATGCAGCGGCCCGAGGCCGCCTGCATGACATCCTGAAGAAGTGCGCGAACCTGGCGAACGAAGAGGTGAATCTGCGACTCCTCGACGGCAAGACGCCTACGGCGCAGCAGTGCGAGGAGCAGGTTGGGACGGATGCGGCGGGCAAACCCATCACCCGGGCCATGCAGTGGGGCCAGGAGAAACACGTGGTAGCCCTTCGCTGCGTCCAGGAGCACCTGTCCGTCGAGCGGCCCGGTGGATTCAGCCTGGAACAACGGTATGGCTACGACTTGAAGACGGGAGCGCTCCGGTTGATCACCCGCGCCCAAGCGGAAGCGTGGCTTCGGTCCGGACAGGCGGGCCAGCTTCTGGGCACGCTCATTCCGGATGTCGTCATCCATCTGGGAGAGCCGTTGGAGCCCGAAGCCGCCTTCGACTTCAAGTTTCCGTGCCCTATCAGCAATCCCGCGAGTTGGAGGCGCTATCCCCGCAACCATCCCTATGAGGGGAAGACGCAAGGTCAGATGTATGAGCAAGCCTTGGGCGTTCGTCCCTGGCTTGTCGTCCCCATCCATGGGGCATTCCAGTGACCCGCTCTCATCCCCGCATCCGGATTCGCGCAGGGCATGGAGGCATGTTGCTCCGGGATGGCGTCAGCATTGCCTTCTACTTGAGGCATTCGCACCAGGACGTCACCCAACGGATTGAACACACCCTCCATGTGTTTCAACAGGCCATCGCCCCGGCATCCCTGGCTTGGTATTGCGACTACGAAGGGGACTTCCACGAACTCGACAGCACCGGGCGCGAGTTCCTCGAGCAGGAATTCCATGCCCCCCACTTCGCCTATGTCCGACTGGCGGACCACATCAACGGCGTGGGCGATTACCAATTCTTCTATGACGGCCAGTGGAGGGAGCAGCCTGATTCCCGTGATGCGGCACGGAGGTTGAGCGCCGTCAGCCTCTGGCTCCCCACGGAGTTCCTGGAGGCGCAAGGGTCGCATGTCGTCCACGAGCTGGCGTTGAAACTCTCAGCGGACCTGCCGTTTGCCTCCGGGCATGCGGGACTCGCATTCAATGGCCAGCTCAGTCTCCTGGGTGTCGGCGACTTGATTCATCGCGAACGCCTGCGCCATCCCGGAATGGATGTTCCGGATGAGTCCGCATCTCATTACCTGGACCAATGCATTCCCGGCGTCCATTGGATGAACTTCCTGGGTCCTCCGGTGCTTACGGAACTGGGCGGTGTGGAGGCCCTTCGTGGGCGGCTCAAGAATCCTGGCACAACGGTGCAGTCGCTGTCCGGTGGGCGTGCGGTCATCACCCTGGGATGTGAACCTGACGCAGGAGACGTGACACAGAGCCCAGTGCTCCCGGCATACCGTGAGCTGGCCCGCGTCCTGGAACCGTGGCTGTACTTCCAGGGCGACTCCCGCCCCTGGCGAGACACCGAAGAGCAACGCAGATGGGAGCGCCGTTTCCTGGACTGAGTTGGGATTCAGGCTCAGGGGAAGTTGAGGCCACTCCACTGCGCCGTCCGGGCGCCATCCACATCCGTGACGCGCAGCTGGTAGCCCTCCAGCTCTGCGCTTTTGACATCGAACTCCAGGATCAAGGTCGCCTCAGATTCGGCCGAAATGGGTCCGGTCTGGAAGGGCGGAAAGGACTGCCACTCCTTTCCCTGCCGGTCCACCAGCACGGCCCTCCCGATGGTCCAAGGCTTCTTGTCGGCCGTCCTCAGTCCCCACTGCACGGCCCGTCGCGGGCCCGACGTGAACGCCGAACCTCTCATCAGCGTGAGTGAGCACGGGCGCCTGCACTCGATGGACCCCTCTGCTTTCATGGCCCCGATGCCAGGAAGCCGCGTCGAGGCCGTCAGGAGCCCCCGAAGACCCGTCGGCTCAGGCGCGCTCCCTCCCGAGGAAACACCTTCCTTCCGCAAGCGCTCGATCTCCGCGCGAAGTTGCTGCACTTCCTGGCGGTACGACTCCGCGGAACGCACCCGTCGGTAGACTTCCACCTGCCGATCCACGGCGCCTGAATCCACCACCAAGGTCAAAGACAACCTTGAGGGAAGCGCCGAGCCCGCATCCTTGAAGGGAATGGACAGCTTCAAACTGCTTCCCCCCTGCAAGTCATCGGATGGCACGAGCACGAGAACGGAGCTGCCCGTGCTCACCCGTGCGAACTGTGCTCGTGAATCCAGGCTCAGTTGGTCCTGCTGGATGTCGGTATCGAAGAGGAGCGTCGTGCTCACCCCAGGCCCGATGTGGATGGGGCGCGTCCCCACACCGTCCGCTCCCACTTCCATCCGGAGCGTCGCCTCCACCGCATCGTTTCCGACGGGAGGAGCCGCCAATACATGGGTCGACCAGAGAAGAACCGGAAGCGCGACGAACAGACAGGAGGGCACGGTGGGGAGGGCTCCTCGAACCGGGGCAGCAGGAGTTCCCTTCTATCATGAGGCGTTACGTGCACCTGCCGTTCGCGGATGACTCACCTCCACGAGTAGGCGTCGATGCGGCGAAGCGCCTACTCCCTGGGCTCGTAGTACACGTTGAGACGCCTGACCGCCAACACACCGTCCAACTGGTTCGGGACCCACCGGGTCGTGGAGGTGGCCGGCGGGAAGTTTGGAAGGTACATAACGTGGCCATATTGACTGCGATTCTTGTCGAAGTACTCCATGCAAATGGGCACGACCCTCCCGTCAGGTAGGGTGGCCTCCGTGAAGAGCAACCGGGTGATTCCCGGTTCGAACACCGCGCGGCCCTTCACTTTCGTCCCTATCGGCAAGGCACCG
This DNA window, taken from Corallococcus coralloides DSM 2259, encodes the following:
- a CDS encoding ABC-F family ATP-binding cassette domain-containing protein; the encoded protein is MTLLRAANVQLAFGSRTVFEGLTFTIEEGERVGLVGVNGSGKSSLMKILAGAAKPDLGELQLRRGARVTYLPQEPEFPEGATVQSELAVSQAPLKEALDAHAALSRKLEADPAHATPKMLEQLSALSDRIEQAGGWDTEHHAKTLLDRLGVKDWDRPVAQLSGGLRKRVAIARALLTRPDLLLLDEPTNHLDADTVDWLEDELDKLPGALLLVTHDRYFLDDLVDRIVEIQPGGGLISYPGNYAAYVEQKLVAQENAETAEHKRGRWIAQEVAWLRKGPEARRTKSKARIERAQKLLAEKGFQRPKVADLKVVAAPRLGHTVIEAEGLKKSFGDRKVLDGVDFRLQRGERVGFLGPNGVGKTTFLRVLLGEIPADSGKLVIGKNTKVAYYDQQRAQLDPEQTVYDAASNGEDHVELADRKVALRDYLEDLLFPVPMQRMKVGALSGGERNRLLLARLFLEGANVLVLDEPTNDLDIVTLNILERLLLDFAGSTLLVTHDRYFLDKVATAILSFDGEGKVTRYEGNYDMYKRLREQSQAAALKAAALKKDEPKKDEPREEPAQKPAQKKPGKLSYKDQRELDGMEATIEAAEKRKAELEAKLADPAVYSQGSKVAEVNQALEATTAEVDRLYTRWQELQDLAAGTA
- a CDS encoding OPT family oligopeptide transporter; its protein translation is MVPPVPNPSQLRVPAPDPGAVPDRPGASAAMDPELYWREHVYQGGARQLTVRAVIAGMLIGAVMCLSNLYVVLKTGWSLGVTITACILAFAVFGTLRSLKLLRNEFTDLENNAMGSVASAAGYMTGGGNMAAVPALLMLTGTLPSSGWLMLWFAVISALGVFAAIPIKRQLINIEALPFPTGTATAETIRALHGHGDVARNKARMLGLAGLVGALLVLVRDARFTWLKNLPEKVSLPFNILGREAGKWSLSFDFSLLLIGAGALVNFRTGWSMLLGAILNYGFLAPAMFSQGVIPEVTYKAINGWSLWTGSAVLVSSGLLSFAFQWRSVVRSFSALGSLVGKKPQEGAGADPLADIECPPAWFPLGFALLGPVAVFLMAWLFQIPWWAGVLALPLAVVMGVVASRVTGETDTTPTKALGPVTQLIFGGLAPGNIPANVMSANATGGVGLHSADLLTDLKSGWLLGASPRQQFFAQLFGVAAGAVVVVPIFNLLVPTADVLGSEQFPAPSSMVWAGVSKMLASGMSALHPTARMGALAGALLGITLVLLERWAHPKVKAFIPTASGLGLAMVIPGSSSISLFVGAALAALIKRLKPKLAEDTVLPVSSGFIAGESLLGIAIAMVKAFGFMPK
- a CDS encoding FKBP-type peptidyl-prolyl cis-trans isomerase — its product is MKVANGRVVALDYRLHLGDGQIIDQSAPNQPLAYLHGHKQIVPGLEGALDGLGVGDSKQVVVTPEEGYGIHKPEGVRNVPRTMLPTTYLPQVGGTLMAQTEDGDVPLRIIAVNPDHVVVDLNHPLAGKTLHFDVTVREVRDATQEELAHGHVHGPGGAHG
- a CDS encoding dicarboxylate/amino acid:cation symporter; this translates as MKPHQKMLLGISIGAAAGLVCNAVFGSADWLTWLVEHVTNPLGQIFIRLLLMLVVPLLFSALVVGVAELDLKQVGRLGARTLGYTVVFSVISVVIGLLLVNTLRPGDGLSDEARALARTGTTIKPAPPPGDTSAGALFMSMVPTNPLKAAADGDMIGLIVFSLIFGLGLALTPGEPAQRLKDVVQGLYDVMMKLIDGVLKLAPVGVGALLFSMTARLGFHILGQLASYVGVVLLALGIHMFVMYSLSVRFLGGRNPVEFFRSCRLAIVTAFSTSSSSATLPTALKVAEENLKLPRNVSRFVLTAGSAMNQNGTALFEGVTVLFLAQVYGVPLGLTQQATIMFICVLAGIGTAGVPAGSIPVIAMILGMFNIPVEGLGLILGVDRFLDMCRTVLNVTGDLAAAVYVSRGEPPDRPVGEEAAQSPAA
- a CDS encoding DNA-methyltransferase → MTSDLTPESLRCVRADAREPEGYRAALGDTRASLLHTDPPYCLLTRRRKGGDLRDPRANKKIDRNPIVRFESVRDYRVFSEAWLTRATAHLTPDAPLIIWTNLLGKEPILTAAHGLGYTHLRGEYVWGKRTTDKNANEQLLRVYEVALVIARTPAPPLAPGDAPTVWAVVGGYDDDAEAVQWGGHPHHKPFSVLEPLVRTWSRPGDTVLDPFAGSGSMPSAALRLGRRPACMEVEPEWAERVTHRLRETARQLASAR
- a CDS encoding DUF3396 domain-containing protein, with product MLLRDGVSIAFYLRHSHQDVTQRIEHTLHVFQQAIAPASLAWYCDYEGDFHELDSTGREFLEQEFHAPHFAYVRLADHINGVGDYQFFYDGQWREQPDSRDAARRLSAVSLWLPTEFLEAQGSHVVHELALKLSADLPFASGHAGLAFNGQLSLLGVGDLIHRERLRHPGMDVPDESASHYLDQCIPGVHWMNFLGPPVLTELGGVEALRGRLKNPGTTVQSLSGGRAVITLGCEPDAGDVTQSPVLPAYRELARVLEPWLYFQGDSRPWRDTEEQRRWERRFLD
- a CDS encoding DUF2381 family protein encodes the protein MPSCLFVALPVLLWSTHVLAAPPVGNDAVEATLRMEVGADGVGTRPIHIGPGVSTTLLFDTDIQQDQLSLDSRAQFARVSTGSSVLVLVPSDDLQGGSSLKLSIPFKDAGSALPSRLSLTLVVDSGAVDRQVEVYRRVRSAESYRQEVQQLRAEIERLRKEGVSSGGSAPEPTGLRGLLTASTRLPGIGAMKAEGSIECRRPCSLTLMRGSAFTSGPRRAVQWGLRTADKKPWTIGRAVLVDRQGKEWQSFPPFQTGPISAESEATLILEFDVKSAELEGYQLRVTDVDGARTAQWSGLNFP